The DNA segment GCTCGACTGGGCGGCGATGAGCGTCGGCGTGGCGACGAGGCCGAGTCCCAGGCCGATGAGGAAGCAGCTCGCCGCGACGGTGACGAGGTTCGGCTCGCCCGCGAATGCGGCGAGAATGACCGCGCCAGAGACCACGACGACCATTCCGATGAGCGCCGTGTTGCGGAACCCGATGCGCAGGTAGAAGCGCCCGGAGAGGGATGCCGAGATCGGCCAGCCGATCGTCAGCGCGGCGAGGGCGAGCCCCGCGACGAGCGGCGACACCTCGAGTGACCCCTCGAGGTAGGTGGGCACGTACGAGGTGAGGCCGATCAGGATCGCGCCGACGCCGAGCCCCACCAGCGCCGTGGTCAGCAGCAGCCGGCGGGAGAAGACCCAGAGCGGCAGGATCGGCTCGGCGGCGCGCGTCTCGGCCAGCACGAAGCATCCGAGCAGGAGCCCGCCGACGACGAATGCCCCGATGCTCAGCGGGGAATCCCATGCCCACGATTGCCCTCCCTCGAGGATGCCGAGGATGAGCAGACTGAGCGAACTCGTGAGCAACACGGCGCCGAGGTAGTCGACGCGGTGCGCGCGCGGTTCGATCCGCTCGTGCAGGGTGCGCATGATCATCCAGCCCGCGACGATGCATAGCGGGATGTTGATGAAGAAGATCCAGCGCCAGGACAGGAACTCGGAGAACAACCCGCCCAGGGTCGGGCCGACGACCGACGAGATCGCCCAGACGCTCGCGAGATAGCCCTGCACCTGCGCCCGCTCGGCGATGGTGTAAATATCGCCCACGATGGTGATCGCCGTCGGCTGCACCGCGCCGGCGCCGAGGCCCTGCACGGCGCGGAACGCGATGAGCGCCGGCATGCTCCAGGCAAGCCCGCAGAGGATCGAGCCGAGCAGAAACAGGGCGATGCCGAAGATGATGATCGGCTTGCGCCCGAGAACCTCCGAGAGTTTAGCGTAGATGGGCACGGAGACGGCCTGCGCGAGCAGGTAGATCGAGAACAGCCACGGGAACTGGGCGAATCCGCCGAGGTCGCCGACGATGGAGGTGATCGCGGTCGCGAGGATCGTCGCGTCGATGGCGACCAGTCCGGTCGCCATCATGATGGCGATGAGGATCGGGCCGCGTTCCGATCGGAATCCGACGTCGGCTCTGCTCGTCACCGCGTGGTCTCCGTCACTGGCCCATCCTCGTCTACCTTCCTGACTGGAAGGCGCGCGAGGGGCCTGTGCGAGTCTAGGTGCGGGCTCAGATGCGGAAGAGGAACTCTTCCGCCCAGAGAAAGACCGTGATCGTCGTCATGGCGGCAGTCACGAGAACCACGAT comes from the Marisediminicola antarctica genome and includes:
- a CDS encoding MFS transporter encodes the protein MMATGLVAIDATILATAITSIVGDLGGFAQFPWLFSIYLLAQAVSVPIYAKLSEVLGRKPIIIFGIALFLLGSILCGLAWSMPALIAFRAVQGLGAGAVQPTAITIVGDIYTIAERAQVQGYLASVWAISSVVGPTLGGLFSEFLSWRWIFFINIPLCIVAGWMIMRTLHERIEPRAHRVDYLGAVLLTSSLSLLILGILEGGQSWAWDSPLSIGAFVVGGLLLGCFVLAETRAAEPILPLWVFSRRLLLTTALVGLGVGAILIGLTSYVPTYLEGSLEVSPLVAGLALAALTIGWPISASLSGRFYLRIGFRNTALIGMVVVVSGAVILAAFAGEPNLVTVAASCFLIGLGLGLVATPTLIAAQSSVEWNQRGVVTGASLFSRSIGSAIGVAIFGAVANGIFAASGGSGTDAETITTASSAVFLAVVIAAAATVVAVVAMPRTPAQGSRA